In Pieris brassicae chromosome 8, ilPieBrab1.1, whole genome shotgun sequence, the DNA window tgagtttttcaatatagttaagattacattaataacataacaaGCAGCTCAGTTTCATCAGTTCGATATTTCACCCTTAACACCTCAACGTCAGTCGTTCCATAACTAAGGACTCTTTAAGGCAATTTTGGCCGCGCTTTTTTTGTCGATTACCTACTGACATATTTCTGAACCAAGAAAAAAGGGTACtccaaaaataattcttatccGTACATACAAGCATTCTGGCaataagtgtccatgggtagcATATCAGTATCATGAACCTTATGCacctttgttttataaaaaaatattttttatatcagcCATTAAATTATCTATCGTTTAATTAAGCACAGTTAAAGTTCTCTTGCTGTATAATAATGTACAAGATAATAGCATCTTTGATTCGGCTGATACCTACCACTTGCCTTAGGGGGTTTCCAAATTGTCAACGACTCCTTGAAATTACCTTAGTTATAGAATCCGTAAGGGAATTACTGGAGGGTTGACAACAAGATGCACAGACAAAAGATGGACCTTAAAGACAAACAAATGGAAAGGACCAATGGGAGGAGCGCCCAAAAAAGGGGGGGGTAGAAGAAATAGAGAAGAAAGAAGCGTTAGCAGGAAGTAAATTGAGAAAGAGAGTCATGCAAAGCCATGCCTTTACCCGTAAAAGGGTTCCGATCAACGGTACTGAAGGAAGcataggaaaaaaaatatcgtaaaatatcctaaaactaaattttcaaCGAACgattcaattgtttaaaatatagagtTACAGAAATGTTTTTATCTATAACAATAGTGTAaaatttacatgaaaaaaCTATAAGAATAATTTACATGTGTTATgcatatgtatttttcaatttcactTAATCTAGACTTGTAGCTCATTGAACATAGCATTACTTTTGCACGtgtcttaataattatttttatgtgaaactaattatgatatagtattgtcttaaAGTATAAGTGTATGTTTTTACCTCTAAATATGATTATATTGTAGTTGTCAGAGTCAAACAGTTCTATGGACTTTCGCGTCTGCGTGGTCTGGCAGGATTTTAGCTTTTtctgttatatttttcatgttttGTCATGAAAATATTACACTGTTCGGTAACTTCTATAGGAATTTGCAGTATCTATTTGTTTGGAGGAATTCGTGAGGtctaacaattatatttcttattattctgCAAGTCAGCGATGCGCGTCTGTAAAGCAAATTGGTAGCTATACAGTGTATGCCTTTAACCTTGAAaattttacagaaatctgaggccaagaacTTGCCCTACTTGATCAATTTTCCTGGTCAACTGTAAACATTGATGAAGTCTTCtagagttatgtaaataactcgAGTTTATcagttaaaatgtattttgtactCGTGTAAAGATAGATACATTGTAACCCCACTTAAACACTGGGctatattaacattatgtaTAAAACTTAGCGATAACACTCTCTGTATGTTAGACACAGGCTGATCATGAAAATCTTAATAGAAAAATCATCAAAGTACCCATTGTGTTCATACTATTCGCCTTTGcagttttcatttttattagaaaaactaGACACATCAGAATTGCAAAAATGGCCTCGTGGaagtatagaaaataaaatgtcctttttatttgaaaaaaactaGACACAAGAATTTGCAAAAATGGCCTAGTTATGTTAGAAAAACCGCAACAATTGAATTAATTCCTGGAggtcattttaaatttgataacgATCATATCGTCACTTCCcgttagtttattaattatactaattacaTGGTACATGAATCGTAGAACATATCCCATAAAAATGTCATTATTTTCGCTAACGcagcaattatttttaatttacttacaaaGTTTTATGATCCAGAAATGTTTggcattatttaaaatatctatatacatGTAGTATATTTTCGCTTTTACGCGCATGAAACTTTTTGTAGCTTACGGCtcattaatactaataataatcgttttgaaattataaaactgtGAACAGTTTAGGGGCCGTTCAAGACTTACGTAAGCACTGTAGcatctttgattttcttatttggtgattacgccaacagtaatatttacttttttacacattatctatgcttgaaaacgaaatgaattttcgaggattcctacaaaaaatttatacgtctatgtacttttatttttgctttgcttacttttgctgataCTATTGCTTTTGTAATACTGGAACAGCCCTTTAAGATTGAGAGAGATTCAGACACAAAACTGGCGTACTACCAATGTGAAAAATGTGCTGGATTTGAAATAGTCATAGTTCGCACTAAGCCGTCTAATCTCTCTAAGGCATGAGGAATAagaacgaataagtatcgcagtACAGCAAGGCcaatgccagcattaaaggtacactaccACAGGGACGcaacaactttttaaatttattttagttttctgtctcaatgtttaattattattacaaaaatatggaTCTCAAGCGTGGACTTAAAGCGCAttacaaactcaaaatatcttaatcaacaagaagttaaattaattgtaaatttacatttactaccagttcgcaagtcaggggcgtagagcgggtaagaagaactggcaagaaacttttaaATACAGATGTGTccagaaataaaataaggaATACATCTTTGAAAAGTACAACTAAGGAAGcagatgttacaataaaaatacataaactaaagAGGAAATGGCTGGGGCGCGTGGAAGGAACAGAAAAGCGGAGCAAGAAAGAACTTAACTGGTGCCTAAGGTAcaataaacgaaaaaaaagAAGACACCTAAAAAGATTTagatataaatgtgtttaatagtatctaaaaataaaatgttattatgtttataattattattactatgtaggtaaagaaaaatatttatttgtattcaatttaataacgCAATGAACACCACGAATTAAATCCCATTTGTATTGCGGTATTTATGATATACGTGTCAATCCATCTAGGGATTGCTTAGTGAAAGTGATTTTCGAAACTCCCAAAGGTAAGGCGTATCATCGGTTTGTTTAATTCTACAGAGACTTAtcgtatattttatagacCTCTAAgtcataaatcatattttaaccGTTTTATTACCTAGTTATTGAAAGTTTcacagtaaatttaaatagcaaTTCAGTCGATGGTGACGTAAATCTGTCCGTGTATTAAACTCaaaacacttatgaacatcaaaaagaagttaaattaattgtaaatttagatttactaccagttcgcaagtcaagggcgtagagcgggcaagaaactctccgccactctttttaatcgccaagtattgagtcttacaaattgttgaaactggagcaaatcaatcccaaggattaggatcatataagtattcgtcaaatttataaaaaaaagctttattgattaagtttaacgagggctttgaatttatttagtgataattttctaatttccaTGGGAGTTTGTTGTTATAACGagtacaatttccatataaggactggattatacatacataccaaggtgatgtataaaaataatttcatttaattcaaATGACATAAACTTaactttatgaatttattttgtgttattttattcatgtaactaatcataacaatcaaatatacagtatttacaattttcttaaccttcatattaataataaattactatatagtagtaataataacatttactagCTGCattgcaatacttattcgttgagctagGAAAGCACCAGTTCTGAAGTCACCGGTACTagctaccaggcgccaacttaactCTTTAATTaccgcctgtgcacttgaaccccatggcccaagagtctctactccaaagggataGCCGTTAACCGGAAGGcctacttattatatattgagcCGTTTATTCCCAGGGAGGTGAGACTGAGAAAACGTGTCCACATAAGTGGCATTTGTGTTATTCATTTCCAAGCTTTAATAAGTATGAAAACACTGTACAGGCTATGGTTATTAAAGACGCAACAAAAAACCTTTTTGCCTTGGTTGATATGTGAAGGTAAATCGCCTCGAAGTCTGCCTACAGTATGCGTGCATGCATTAACCAGACACGACCAAGGCCTGTGACTAAAATTACTAAACACATCGCTAACTGCTCACTTCGACGAGGCCAATTGGTGCGCAAACGCATAAAATTCCCGCCAAAAAAACTCGTAGGCACCGTTTTcacggatccggatgatcactatagttaataataaattaaaactcgCCCTCGGCAAAAATCAAAGTTAGACGAAGGTAAAAAAACCGCCCTGATCAGGGGTGTCCTTCACTGCGTACTTCACTTCAGTTAGCTTCCGCCCTgaccttcaggcgattgaccaccctgCGGCGACCCAAGCCAAGGTCTCGCAGGAGACGCTTTTGCGTTAGTCGCGGTAAAAGTTCATCCGGCCGCCAAAACAGCTCGAGTTGAGATGTCAACGCACTTCAGGCCAAAggcgagattccattaaaacaactattagtCTTGTCTTATTGGTTAATACTAACTCAGCAGAACTAGATGCAGAGTTTACcatgtaacttccaatagaaGTTAGAGGTGCCCAGATCCTTTTCCATGCTTTTCTTagtagatattattatttttaggcaCCACCGGTGCGAAATTTCGGAGTTGTGTTTCCTCCATATTTCTGTCAGCTCATCCAACTCAACTCGGTGTCATTGAAAtagaaattagttttttaacgtttttattttctttaatatccGAAGTGGAAATGCATTTTCTGCCCACGAAAGAAGCTCTTGATTGACCCACAAATCACGGAACGTGTCaaccaaaaataaaagaaacgaTGGGAACCATCCAAGAGGTTTGATCGTCACATGAGTTAGGTAGAGCTCCAGACTCGCTAAAACACAATCTATagaagaaagtaaaaagatttAGGACGAACTATGACTTCCGTCTGTCAATGTATAAGAGTCAGACTTGGCGCTAATTATTTAACTTGTAAGGCAGTTCCTGTTGCGctccaccactatgtggaaccagatgCCCACTGATGCATTTCTGAACCTCGACTTAGGTTTCTTCAAGAAACGTACCGACTCTTAAAAGGCCGCTCTAATATAGAGTGTCCATAAGCGACAATATTACTTAGCATCAGGTTGGGCTCCAggccgtttgcctcctgttctataaagcAATATCTTTACAAGATTGTAAACATAAGACATAACCCTGAGAGGCATCACTCTAAGGCGTTGTCTACCCTATCACATCCCAGTCCCCATATTGCCGTTGCGTGCTAATAAAAAGCGAAAAGAGAATTCCAAGTGGACCATTAACTAACACAACAGAACTGCACATAGTTATCGCAAACGCTCACGTATAATTTGCATCCCGTCAGCATGCTAAGTAGATTCTATTTTAGCTAAAGAGGAGTATTTTTCATTTGCCTCTAAGAAAGCTTCTCAGGAACGAGGACTTTGGGTGGTACTGCCTCACTGGCAGATCTTAGCACGGGGAGAAGTTTTACGTCTTCCACTACAAATTTTCCGAGCAGAGATATGCGGAACTATCCCCGGAGCTTTTGAAAAATTCGAAATTTCCAAATCATTGTCATTTATCTTCTGCCTCGTAATAagcttatatatattcattgttATTCAATTTATCCTTTGGATCaccttttacatttttgtttatacatattattatttatttatagttagtGTTCCATGTTATTTTgcgttattttttgttaatcattTATGTACTTCTTGTACCTTACCCCCTGTAGGTGTCTTATATTgttccatattagggttgcctgaaagaaatcgcttgttataAGGCCGCTCGTTGCCTAataaacttatgtaacctgcttttttatatgtatgttttttgtatgaggcaacgaaatgtaaataaataaataaatagtttcttCGAAGGTCATTCCAGAATTGTTTTTAACCTTGAATAGCGCTACAGATTGCGAATTTTCCCAAACGGGAtcctatctatatataaatttgaatttctcTATATACCAACAAAACAATGCGTTTTCTATTTCACTGTAACATTGCGCAACTCCTTCTACAACTCTATTTGTTCTACTGTTGTTCCAAATTTTAACAGCTGATGATGCGCGATACACCTACAACTCAcaagtataatattatgtgtgtATTCACaggtgtaagtagtatttaagattgTAATAATGATCTGTCTTATTTTCTCACTTCCTCTCAAAATGGCGATGACTCCTCAggcccttaattatcgtggtgagcctgccctAGCTTTGAGACAACCTTGAACCCTAACTGTAGGGCTCCGTGTTGTCTTAGGTCTCTCGGTGCAGACATCCACTCGGTGTACTCattatattcactatttatgtggTCGGGTACATCTGGAGGGCTTAGGGATTAGGTATCACCCCCTACTACATTTAGTTATCATGTGCAGCTCGCTAATACAGTTTTACAGTCAACTGCCTGGCAAGTTCAGCAAGAATTTCACATCCAAAAGTCTTTTGAACAGCTCAAAAACATGCagttagtagtagtagtcTAGTCTAGTGGTCGTTTTAAAATGatctaaaatcattatttatcaGACACAACTTCTGAAAACGTTCGTTGATGAGACATCCGATACTACCAAAAATCCTTGAAAACATcggataataaattatcaaatagaTAATTCATTATCCGAcgtttatatattacacagataataaattttggcaaaaacaaatgataatgtGTAATTCTTTATTATCTGTGTTTTTAAGGTCTCACATCTGTCTCGACCGTCTACttgtttatttgattattatactattttttttttaatatttacaattgatgaaaaaataaatatgtatttaaaacaaaatcatagtCAGACCTAGTAAATAATTGGCCATGGGGCGCAAAGGCGAAAAACTTTAACAACTATGGAATCAATAGTACCAGGGTCCCAGAAGTACCGCGCATGTTACCAAGGAAATCATGCCCGTCCGTACTTCATAATGTTACCTCACTTTCAAGaccaattaaatttattaagcgCGTTTCGGAATGCACATTCATAATACAAAAGTCGTGTACACAGTGTGTCATTGATAAATAACACGTGTTATTTTTCTACATACTCCTATACGAGTCAACACGAAGATTCATTTCGGAATACTACACAATTTCTTTAACGTTGGTCCACGAAACTGCTTAGCACAGTGTTACACTGTATTTACTGTTTACTTCAATGTAAAGCTAGCCTAATCACAAAAGATGTCCATAATTACACAGTGCGCATACTCTAAGTGCATGCAACGATATTGCGTGCAATTTGACGAGGGTGTGGTTTACAAGGTATCAATCTTGACAAGAAATCAGCGGTACGTCAGTACTATaggattttgatttaattaattcataaaatcaGACTCATTCATTGGTTTTTGTGTCTGCGCTGTGAGACAGCTAAAAACATTGCAATTGagattgtttttattagtttaaataataaaagcgaAAGATTATTTTGATCTGACAAGCAATTTGGTTTGGAGTCCTTTCACTGTATTTTCGTGTTTAAAATCACTCTACTAAACAAATTCGCTTTGCCTTGTTCTACAGTCTATGGATATTATGAGTGAACGTTTTTTATCTCTGGCTACCTCTTCCACACATAAATTATCTATAGAATTTAATTGAGTACGCCCAATGGCGTAAAGTTAGTACAACTTTTAAGTCTTGTCATACTTcgaaaaatgtatattgttatctttttattagtaatgcttagttttttaatgttgaagtatatattatttttataaagtccTTGACTTATCAGTCGAGTATGTACTTACATCTTATTCGCAAAATTGACATGCCCTCGTTTTATCGGAGACAGACGCTGTGACGTCAATCAGCCGTTTCATATACAATCTCGGATTATACACGACAAATTCTAATAAGATACCAATTAGAATGAAGTATGCAATTCATGTGACAATGAATGAGGAACTAAACCGCaataataacgtaataatagGTAGTGGCAAATAGATGATGTCAAGGTCATTTTACCTGCTTTCTTTTGATCGGTAATTGCTTCACCAGAGGGTGCGATGTGACAGCGTGCGTTTCCCTCGGCTCCCTCGTGGCTACATCATCCAACAAAGCTTCACACTTTTCTTTGTCCCGTTCATCGTCCGACACCAAAAGGAACCGCCTCCATCTCGCCGAATCGAATCCCCAATGGCACGTTCGATGCTCGGTCGTGTGAGTATGGCATACGAACCGACGCGGAACATAGATCCCGCGACATTCCACACACTGCACTAGTCCTAGTTCTGGCGCGCAAACACCTCGCGCACCCCCGAAACACTCATGATACACCCGAAACCCAGGCAACTTTTTGGCAGCCGCCGCCGGGGCGTGCAATAGAGCCGCGCAAAGCCGCTCCGCATCCGTCTGAGTTATCAAACCGCAAGACGGAGCCGTCCTGGGCAACACGCCGGTCGACTTCAACTCGTGTAATTGCTCTGGCGTGCACCGCGAACAGTATATTTGTAAGTCATCACACACGCGATTGATCTGTTCCAAACTAAAGTCCGTCAGAACCGAGGTCAGAATCTGCGGGAGGCAGAGTCGACGTTCGCCACCGACACTGAAGCAAGATATCGGCTCTCCTTCGAGAGCAGTCTCGCCGCGTTCGCCTAGCACTGGATCGGCGGCGAGGAGAATGGGCGGCGCGGCTCGAGGCAGCGGTGGCGGCGGCGCCGACGGCGGACCTGCACGCCCCACGCCGGGGCCTTGGAGGCTCCGCGGTGCACTGGCTTGATAGGTTCTTAGCACCGAACTGATATGAGGCGTCACAACATCCATGGTCGCGAGCTACGCCCGACTAGCGCGCGAACGGCCGCGCGTACGCGAGACGCCTCGACAGCGGTCGGAGCATGTCTGCGACGGATTGCGCCGCGCTCGCCTTCCCCGCGCCTCCTCCGCCGCCCCGTCGACAGATCCGTGCAAAAATAAGCGACGAACTCATCACTGGGCTGACATTTTCCTATTCGATTATCAACTGATCAATAAAATACAGGTGACCGGACGAATATGGCGCGTTATATCTATGCGTAAAGGCGTGGATTCCGAGCGGTCACAGTCAAAGCAGCAGACGGATGGCTCGGCTACTGGAGAGTCTAGCCGGCGCCCCACACCTCGCGCCCCGCTTCGCCGCGACGGGTCACGTGACCGACCTTCCCGTCAAAATATCCAGAATGGCGTTGCGAGTCGGCGCTACGTATTTCACATAGAATACTTACAACAGATAGCCTAAATGGTAAActaataagaattttttttttaattaggatgATTTACTTATAAGGATTTGGAAAGTAACGGTTCAGAACAGTAAAGAAATCAAAATAAGATGTATAGATGACCACATAATAAGgtgataaaatattgtaaataaaacctataaattagaaaaattaaatgttatttacttACTTAATTCACATTTGATGAATATGATATATAGTAAAAGTAAAACTACCATGAAACTGTAAAATTCAAGtaacttataaaaaactaattctAAGTAAAAACTTCTTAGAGCTAGGAATAAGTAGGTTTTCATTGAAAACCATCCGTGAATTATTCTGTTTTGTTTATCTTTGATTGCGCGACACGCGCGGGGTTTAAGATTTGAGGTGCGGGGGGGAATTAGGTGCGGGACGCGGGGCAAGGGCAGCCGTGTCTAGAGCGACCGCTCACAGCTCCGTGAAAactgtttttatcattatcCAATATTGAATCAAAATCAAACATATTACAGTGGAATAGATACTATTTTTGCATGCAGgttaaattattgtgaatGTCATTAGAATCACCAGTTCATTGAAGTGTGTACCAACGCTTATATCATTGAAATAAGGTCGGATATTGCGTGTTCGAATAAACAAAGCGTTTTGTAATCGCGACCGCCTGCAGAGTGGAGCTATTTTGTACAGTACTGAGTTGTTGATGTTTTGCGTCATAGTATTTTGTATGGACttaattaaagaaactaaAGAATGCTATTCATTGTAAACAAATTTTCCTCTACCCGTAATAAGCTTACATCGTTCTATggttatgaattaattttatatagtagtttataaaaagtgaactaataatatacatattattaacacCCTAGGGTTTAACATATAATGTCGATAAccaaattttgtaattttttaggTAATTGAGTATATGGATAATaactacttaaatataaaaatataaacgatagGAGTACTACAATACTTTGTTCAAACTGGATTCAAATTAGAAATCAGAATTAactataacaaaagaaaactaggtgcctattaaatattgttaaaatataatatgagagCTACATCatcaaaaacaaagaaatcaATAGTTGTCCTTATACATTTTACAGTATTAGTTACATTTTGCCAACATTgcaaatattttctgtaaGGCAagagtttattatatttttaaaactctcaattattaaattttcattcgTAGAATAAGTAGAGTAAACAATGGTCCTCTAGGTAGGTATTAATACCTACCTAGTATCTAGCTTAATATTTCTTggcgtatttttttaaagaccaCAATCAAAACGCAGCTAAACTTCATGTTATTTATACATGCCtcttaactaaattttaaagtaaaaatacccCCTTAAACTAAATCATTTTCTATTTGTCTTGGCCATCTAGCTCGCTTTAAAATATAGTGTAGACCATACCTAGTGAAGAATTGACAATATAGTGTTGAACTAAATGCCTAGATGGCAGTAAACTAcagtatgaaaataaaaattgaatattctGTAGTCTGTTATATGACATATGTCAAAAGTATTGAGCGTATTGCGTACTGTTTTGTCAAATTTCAACGTCAATCGTCAATCGtttctgtttttatattagcaaattaatttatacactTTCGCCCGTATTtgcaaattaagttttttcttattacTCGAAAGATATTGAATGCTATGCGTCGAGGCTAGAATATTCGTGAGAGCTAATCTGcaatataagtaaattaaaataaactcgGCAGGCATTCGGCTTCGAGCCTTCAAGTGAGTCAATACGTGACGACTCCCTCATAATCGTCTAAAGTATATCTTTTGCCGCT includes these proteins:
- the LOC123713016 gene encoding ski oncogene, whose protein sequence is MDVVTPHISSVLRTYQASAPRSLQGPGVGRAGPPSAPPPPLPRAAPPILLAADPVLGERGETALEGEPISCFSVGGERRLCLPQILTSVLTDFSLEQINRVCDDLQIYCSRCTPEQLHELKSTGVLPRTAPSCGLITQTDAERLCAALLHAPAAAAKKLPGFRVYHECFGGARGVCAPELGLVQCVECRGIYVPRRFVCHTHTTEHRTCHWGFDSARWRRFLLVSDDERDKEKCEALLDDVATREPRETHAVTSHPLVKQLPIKRKQVLETIVCKPEPPESPPKKVRSEDFGCALYLDPYAHLRYRTAQTFRPWGKREPELLHPERVVRVADCRRFEHDFQPNVALKPLTPPIDDVTSSTSPPPSDPELTARLLDAEARLNERERTLEEREVELARREARLEERERELERREQLLEDKPEPNSSPPRDSDPPC